In Risungbinella massiliensis, a single window of DNA contains:
- a CDS encoding CD1247 N-terminal domain-containing protein — protein MMYDRLRRDLAYVQGLLEGVQTSSNSSPESKALHRLVDVVDELIEAVQQVDLMQSELEEYVEAVDEDLNDLELLCYDDEDLDDDDDEEEDEEEILEIVCPECGEDVSVEVEDLEDDEVELLCPKCHTVLIVEDATDLEPYESGVNENETI, from the coding sequence ATGATGTACGATAGACTACGCAGAGATTTGGCATATGTTCAAGGTCTGTTAGAAGGAGTCCAGACTAGCTCCAATTCGTCTCCAGAATCGAAAGCACTACATCGTTTAGTGGATGTTGTAGACGAACTAATAGAAGCAGTACAACAAGTAGATCTGATGCAGTCTGAATTAGAAGAGTATGTTGAAGCAGTAGATGAAGATCTGAACGATCTGGAACTTCTTTGTTATGATGATGAGGATTTGGATGATGACGATGATGAGGAAGAAGACGAAGAAGAGATATTGGAAATTGTCTGCCCAGAATGTGGAGAAGATGTTTCTGTCGAGGTAGAGGACTTAGAAGATGATGAAGTAGAACTGCTCTGTCCTAAATGTCATACAGTCTTAATTGTCGAGGATGCGACTGATTTAGAACCGTATGAGAGTGGAGTAAACGAGAATGAAACGATCTAA
- a CDS encoding DUF441 domain-containing protein encodes MLVLLILTGVLGRSPIIATAASFLLMMKLIHLERFFPTFERRGLELGLLFLTIAVLAPFASGKVTWEEIQKVFLSVPGMMAILGGAFATCLNGKGLDLLKDDPHLMVGLVVGSVLGILFLRGVPTGPLMGAALTMLFLKIAEFLFPTP; translated from the coding sequence ATGTTGGTACTCTTAATTCTTACAGGGGTATTGGGGCGATCTCCCATTATCGCGACAGCTGCCAGTTTCTTGTTGATGATGAAGCTGATCCACTTAGAACGTTTCTTCCCTACATTTGAACGGAGAGGACTTGAATTAGGTTTACTTTTTCTCACCATTGCAGTACTTGCTCCTTTTGCATCTGGAAAGGTAACTTGGGAAGAGATTCAAAAAGTTTTTCTTTCTGTACCAGGAATGATGGCGATCTTAGGGGGCGCTTTCGCTACTTGCCTCAATGGTAAAGGGCTTGATCTACTAAAAGACGATCCCCATTTAATGGTAGGCTTGGTTGTAGGTTCTGTTTTGGGGATATTATTCTTACGAGGAGTACCCACAGGTCCTTTGATGGGAGCAGCACTCACCATGCTTTTTCTCAAGATAGCAGAATTTCTTTTTCCTACTCCCTGA
- a CDS encoding MFS transporter yields the protein MISQNKTLLWTLSLLPIFMVLGNSALIPLLPNIQKSFMVSDIETSYLITSFSLSAAIFIPFIGVASDRFGRKRVILVGLLLFAAGSLWAGIASWLELDFSMLLYARALQGLGGAATSPIAMVLAGDLFQGVEKTKAMGILESANSFGKVLSPFLGVIIGQISWIVLFFFFPVLSIPLFFLVQHKIVEPTISDNQHSFREYGHQIASAFRLYGRWLGISYLLGALVLFLFFGYYAKMSDQWDASPLSFWIKGLLLTTPLVGQCLGAFWTGRKVKSGVTHLKNHLYLGLCCLSLGVGLIGIFSFTPWLGLFSASLIGVGAGLALPCLNILITSAIRRSERGIVTSLYHSVRFLGVAVGPPILSMFGREPVFHFGIVGLLGLIAWSVASFLHPPQRVHGGPEQSRILLRKSRLHLPAEPQG from the coding sequence ATGATCTCACAAAACAAAACTCTGCTTTGGACACTTAGTTTGCTTCCTATTTTCATGGTTTTAGGTAATTCTGCTCTGATCCCACTTCTGCCTAACATACAGAAGAGCTTTATGGTATCGGATATAGAAACGAGCTATTTAATCACTTCTTTTTCCTTATCTGCAGCTATTTTCATCCCTTTCATTGGAGTCGCATCTGATCGTTTTGGGAGGAAAAGAGTCATTTTGGTTGGGTTACTCCTATTTGCAGCGGGTAGTCTATGGGCAGGTATCGCTTCTTGGTTGGAGCTTGATTTTTCAATGCTACTCTATGCCCGAGCTCTACAGGGATTAGGTGGCGCTGCTACCTCTCCGATTGCGATGGTACTAGCTGGTGACCTCTTTCAAGGTGTAGAGAAGACCAAAGCGATGGGGATCTTAGAATCTGCCAACTCCTTTGGAAAAGTACTAAGCCCATTTTTAGGGGTGATCATTGGTCAAATATCATGGATCGTGCTCTTTTTCTTTTTTCCTGTCTTGAGCATTCCACTCTTCTTCTTGGTACAACATAAAATCGTCGAACCAACCATATCAGACAACCAACATTCTTTTCGCGAGTATGGGCATCAAATTGCAAGCGCATTTCGTTTATATGGTCGATGGTTAGGAATATCGTATTTACTAGGAGCTTTAGTACTCTTTCTCTTTTTTGGATATTACGCCAAGATGTCGGATCAATGGGATGCTAGTCCCCTTTCCTTCTGGATCAAAGGGCTTCTGCTAACAACACCACTTGTGGGGCAATGTTTAGGTGCTTTTTGGACCGGGAGAAAAGTAAAAAGCGGGGTTACTCACTTAAAAAACCATCTTTATTTAGGATTGTGTTGTTTATCTTTAGGTGTAGGATTGATTGGTATTTTTTCCTTCACTCCTTGGTTAGGGCTATTTAGTGCCAGTTTAATTGGAGTAGGAGCAGGCTTGGCTCTACCTTGTCTCAATATCTTGATCACTAGTGCAATTCGCCGTTCAGAAAGAGGGATTGTTACATCTTTATATCATAGCGTCCGATTTTTAGGTGTAGCAGTGGGGCCACCTATTCTTAGCATGTTCGGTCGAGAACCTGTTTTTCACTTTGGGATAGTTGGTTTATTGGGGTTAATTGCATGGTCTGTCGCTTCATTTCTCCATCCTCCACAACGGGTACATGGAGGTCCAGAGCAATCCCGGATTCTCTTACGAAAAAGTCGACTACATCTCCCCGCTGAACCACAAGGATAA
- a CDS encoding DUF554 domain-containing protein, with protein MLLGAIINGLAIIIGSLIGKGIKKMSESTINSIMQGVALVVIVMGIGMTLKSDRILLMLISLVVGGILGSLLRIQKRLEDWSQSIEKRLKSKGEFANSFVTGILVFIIGPMAILGGLSSGLENNHQILFTKSLLDGFTSIIFTSTLGIGVLFSAIPVFLYEGLISIGASWITQGIEPKLLETIIQQLTAVGGLLVIAIGLNILKIIQIPVANYLPSLLLAVALAPYLVY; from the coding sequence TTGTTACTTGGAGCTATTATAAATGGACTTGCTATCATAATCGGCTCCCTAATCGGAAAAGGGATCAAAAAAATGAGCGAATCTACGATCAACTCTATTATGCAAGGAGTAGCATTGGTGGTAATCGTCATGGGCATTGGTATGACGTTAAAATCAGATCGTATCTTACTAATGCTGATCTCTCTAGTAGTAGGAGGAATTTTGGGTAGTTTACTGCGGATCCAAAAGCGACTCGAAGATTGGAGCCAGTCGATTGAAAAACGTCTTAAATCAAAAGGGGAATTTGCCAATAGCTTTGTAACTGGAATTTTAGTCTTTATCATCGGTCCTATGGCGATTTTAGGAGGACTTAGCAGTGGATTAGAAAATAACCATCAAATTCTCTTTACCAAATCATTATTGGATGGGTTTACCTCTATTATTTTCACTTCTACTTTAGGCATTGGGGTACTCTTCTCTGCAATCCCTGTCTTCTTATACGAGGGACTTATCTCCATAGGAGCTTCGTGGATAACCCAAGGAATCGAACCCAAACTTCTAGAAACTATCATCCAACAGCTAACAGCAGTAGGCGGATTACTAGTTATCGCAATCGGGCTAAACATCTTAAAGATCATCCAGATTCCTGTTGCCAACTATCTCCCCTCTCTCTTACTAGCGGTTGCTTTAGCACCTTATTTAGTATATTA
- a CDS encoding DegV family protein — translation MSKIAILTDSSCDLPQELIEKYPIHVVPLRLIYQNGEYRDGVDITADEFYTKLEVEIPTTSMPSPQDLQETFQQIEDQGFTHVLAITISSGLSGTFNTFRLMAEDFPNLTVQMIDSKGLSWLLGYQVVEAAKLVQEGFRFDETIERIHQLQPEISGYFIVDTLDYLKRGGRIGSVTATLGSLLSLKPIITVDGEGKFFSYRVARGKKQALKKLMDIVEETIESTRAQIAVVHSKAKTEAEEFANRLRELENVVVSSIGHISPAMAVHTGPGMLGLIIQREENS, via the coding sequence ATGTCCAAAATCGCCATACTGACTGATAGTTCTTGTGATCTACCACAAGAACTAATCGAGAAGTATCCCATACATGTCGTTCCCCTCCGCTTGATCTACCAAAACGGAGAATATCGGGATGGAGTCGACATCACTGCGGATGAATTTTATACTAAGTTAGAGGTAGAAATCCCAACTACTTCTATGCCATCTCCACAGGATTTACAGGAAACATTTCAACAAATTGAAGATCAAGGTTTTACTCATGTCCTCGCAATTACCATCTCTTCCGGTCTCAGTGGTACATTTAACACATTCCGCTTAATGGCAGAAGATTTTCCAAATCTAACGGTGCAAATGATTGATTCTAAAGGGCTCTCTTGGTTACTTGGATACCAAGTGGTAGAAGCAGCAAAACTCGTTCAAGAAGGCTTTCGTTTCGATGAGACCATAGAACGAATTCACCAACTCCAACCAGAGATCAGTGGATATTTTATTGTAGACACTTTAGACTATCTTAAACGCGGTGGACGAATCGGCAGTGTTACTGCTACCTTAGGCTCTCTATTGAGCCTCAAACCCATTATCACAGTAGATGGAGAAGGTAAATTCTTTTCCTATCGGGTAGCTCGCGGGAAAAAACAAGCACTCAAAAAACTGATGGATATCGTGGAAGAAACGATTGAATCAACCCGTGCTCAGATCGCCGTCGTCCATAGCAAAGCGAAAACAGAAGCAGAAGAGTTTGCCAACCGTTTAAGAGAACTGGAAAATGTTGTTGTCTCCTCCATTGGACATATTAGTCCTGCTATGGCGGTACATACTGGTCCAGGTATGCTTGGTCTTATCATTCAACGTGAGGAAAACAGCTAG